cgaccgacctcctcttgGAGATGTTCTAGCTATGGACCGGAACAGAAgacagaaaataaagaaaaggaggaagagaaccGTGAGAAAGCAAGGAAGAAGACGAGTGATGATGAAAGCTCCCGGAAGAAAAGGAAGACtcctaagaagaagaaaagcGGAGATGATTACCTGGAATAAGGGACTACGCAGGCAGAGTTTCGACAGCAAAATGGGGAGAGTAGAAATCTAGATGCAGACGaccttgtatatatagtgccctccgacggtcgagatagaggcacgaccaacgaggaacTCCCAAATCACACCACGTGGCGACATCCGGGCCATCTTTCAGCCCGACGGTTCGATgcacccatcctcagatcgagccacgtcacctccatccgctcgaaCAGACCCGGCCCAATGGCCGCCTGCCACGTGGCGAAAAGGCCATGACGTTTTGCATCCCTGAAGGGGCGGCGGGAACAACGGTTTTCGTTTCCAACGAGACGAGATGTCTGACGCCGATGGGACAGAacatctgacaccgacaggacatctgacaccgacggaacatctgacaccgatgggacgtctgacacTGTCGAATCGCCCGACactcatgagacgcctgacactGGATCAGCCAGCGGTGCGGTCGTCAGATTCGAGACTTAATGCGAtgggaatccactcctttcgcccgacgctGCCGCCCATACAAAGACATTAGCCagcgcaccatccgactcaggagtggaggggggcaactgttgggccATACCAACCGACCCCACTgacgccgactcaccgtcgggcctacatgaccagcgcccgactctgccgaccgacggcTGCCGTCACCGACCGACCGAatatacgtcggtcgggcagaccttcttTGCTCTCGAACGACCGAACTATAGAgcccgatgcccgactcccacaACGCGCCCGACTGACTGCCGGAGGGTTCCTGGGCTTCCGTCCGATGCTCCTCAACCAGCCGCCGACCTTAGTCGGTCGGCTCGTCCAAACACCGTACGACTGCTGGAGGCTGCCAGTCCTGACACCGACATGCGGCACAGCCGCCTTGAGGCATTATCCCacttaaggcatgggtcaaccctagtgatttgacagccccacggtgatttgacaacctCACGGTGGCTCTGACAGTTCTCGACGATTTGATAATTCTttcattgtctgcgccattaatgacgacgccataccgcgctccactatatatatatcggggaagacaACAGTGCGGGGAGGTCCTTTTTCGAAACCCTTTGAATCCCTTCTCCTCTCTAGCTCTAGCTCtcactctctctcgctgagctctccTTGATTCTTGTCTACTGTTGCcaagtctcctctctgacttgactgtcagagggtccccaccggagtcaCCTCGGATCAGTGcagatttcttttgcaggcgctcgtttccggcGACCAAGCGataaggggattggccgcaacaggttccATTATTAAATATGAACCTTATGGCTTTGTATGAACCTTGAGGCTTCTGATTCTAATTTTCTAATAGATAAAATGCTAGCTAAGGTTATAAGCTAGAAATGGAAGGCTTTATCCTTTGTGGGTAAAATAATCCTACTCTAATCCATGCTGTCATCTATGCCCATTTATGGTAGGTAGTGTGTCATATGCCTTGTTCATTGTTCAAAGCATTGGAAAGAAAATTTAGAGCTTTCTTGTAGGGGCATTCTATCAACTATAAAAGTCTTCATCTTATCTCCTAGAGAACTATCTATACACTGAAGGACAAGAGACGCCTTGGCAGTCACTCCATGCTAGGTAGTAAGCGATATTGTACAAGTTAGTTGCCCACCTTGTGCCACACTCACTCTTTGTGGGCCAAAGTTGTGTGCTCCAAATATTAGCTTCAAGAATCTTGTCCCAACTACAAAAGACCAAAAGATTGTTCATCTATTTGGCATAAAATTTGTAGGCATGGCCTAAAAATTCACTACCAATTTCTTTGGCCCATAAGGACTAGCACTACTAGTGTTCTTCAAAACTCCTAGTTTTCAACAATTCCTTTAAGTCAATGGCTCACTTATATTTATACAATGTGGATTTATCAGAGTTGAATGTGGCTGATTTAATCACTACTAACAAAAGATGAAATATAGATCAGCTGGCTATATTCTTTCATACTGATATGACCAGATCTATCATATTTTCCCAGAACAAGGCATCCGATCTAATTACCTTTAGTGGGGCACAAGTAGGCTAAATCACATCTCTTTGAAGGATGTGTATCCTATTCTGGATGTGATTCCTTCATAGGGAATACCGTAAAGTTTAAATGTGCTTGGAAATTAGATGATTCTATGCTGGTTAAATGTTTCTAGTGGAAGTTGCTATGGTTGAAAATCCCTTGTAAGGATGTTTTCTACAAGAGGGACATTCTCCATGAGGATTCGTAATCTTATGATCTATATTCTGTTTGATTTGAAGATTGCCAACATGTTATTATATCTTGCCCATTTGCTTCTCAATATTGATGACAACTATATATCTTATGTCACCTTGGATCCTCTTATGTTTCATTGCCAACTTTGATGGAAGAACCATCCACAGCCAAGGTAGAAAAGGGATATCAATCGTTAGTTGCTTATAGAGTCCGGCTTATATGGTCAGCTCATAATGAACAAATCTTCCAATCTGCCCACCTTTCTTCAACTAATGTGGTAAGAAGATTTTACTTcttatttattgatattttgaagCACCAACTGTGCAATGCCTCTAGAACTCAGTCAAGGCATTTGGTGGTCTTCATATATTTGGGCATTAGTTGAATGATACTTTACTAGTCTGGTGGCTGCCCCCTTCCTTTAAAGTACTAAAAGTTAACTTTGATGGTGCAATAAGAGGAGCCAATGCTGCTGCTAGGTTTGTTATTAAAGATGCTAATGTTTGACCTATTGTGGGTTAGTATCTAATTTTTATCCCCTTATTCAGCCTCCCATGTAGAGCTTAATTGGAGCTTGaatgaaaatatatattataattaccTACAGTACTGCACAAGATAAAAGATAATTTCTCTATGATCATTCTTCGGATTAACAAGTTTTCTATCAACAGGGCAGCAAATTTTTCTACTGAAAGATATAGTAACTTGGAAGGCGACAATATGAGTATTTATGGCAACATGCATCCATCATGAAGGGAACTAGGCTCTAAATTGGTTTGTAGGATAGGCATTAAATAGAGACTTCATATTTTCCAAAGAAGAAAATATTGGTTTGAATAATTCTATTGCATGTACTTTGTACCATCCAATAacaaactaatatatcatctattATTGAAAAAAGATATACTATTATctatatttgattgaaaattttaaataaaaaaatttcactatTAACTATAATTGGCCAGCTTGCAATTTTTactgttttgaatgaaaaaaattcacTTTTTTTAATAGTATACTGATTTGTTATTATAAAGTACACATAGTAGAATTCTTGTAACCAATAGTTTTTCTTTCCTAAGACATTAAGTGTACTTTTAGAACTATTTTTTTGAGTTCAGAACTATCTCCTTTTCTTGTACCAAGTTAAAAAATTTGCCATATATATCTTGATTGTAAAAATTCTTTTTACTGCTAAGATTATAGAATGTTCACAATTGACAATAATTTATCGTGCATCCAAGTTGATTGGATATAAAGAATATGTTACCTAATTCCAGAAGAACTAAAAAAAGAGTTCACTTGTTGTATAAATTACTCTAACGATATACCTTCAACTGATCACAAGACGGTAAATTCTCTATAGCCCAAGTTATGGGAAATGCTTACCAGTTATGTGGGTGCAATTTTTTGATAAATCAAcagaaattttatattagattctcTATCCTTCAAATTTTGATAAAGCAAGTTGAAGTTGCATTAATAAAATAGTTTTCAATCTACcatgattttgagatttgttacAAGTTCTAAAAGTTTTGCATATATATGATACCTCCAAAGTCTATATTCAGGCTCTCTACCTAACAATTCCAAGCTAGTCGGTATCTAGATCTAAAGGCTTTAAGTCCCACTAGATGGAGACATCTCAAccatctcattttttttctttgagaaaATAGGATCAAAAGAGGATGAGACTTTGATGCTCATCCATTcggggaaagaaaaagaaaatgagaaaataaagaaaagaagaaaaaataaaggaaagaaaaagttGAAGGaactcaaaagaaaaagaaaagaaagataagaaagaataagaaaagggATGAAAGTGGCTcgcataaatattaaaattggcaGTGTACTAAAAGCAAGCAAAAAGCAGTGCTTAGTTTTTACATGTTTCTGAACTTATTTTGGAGGATGGTTCCACTAATAACGCATTTAGATTAGCCATAAAACTTCTGTGCCAACATCATCTCTGTCAATATTTAATTTTCCCTCTCTAATAAAGTTCAGCTAACTTCTAATATTACTCCATGTCACTAActcattttttaattttctttcaagattaaaaattttCAGGGACAGCTGCAAATATGTTGGTATCCGCAATTATCCCACATGCCCTCGCACAAACATATTCTCATCCTTATTTTGATCTCCCTCATCGGCCATTGGAAGAAGTCGCACAACTTTGGAGAGAATTTTAATGCCCATGAAGGACATTAACAATTACAGttgcttctttctttttattttaagtGTGATAAGACATAACAAGGCCATCTAGGTGCCTTTAGATATTATGCAACCCATTTAGTTTATATTTGTATGGTGGGAGTAAGGGTTTCAAATGCATTAGAACCTTTAGTTTGCATAGGACAAACCAAACTAAATCAGTTCAAAGTAGTGCAGTGCACACACttattaattttgaaaatattttattctaaaaaatactTGGGAAAAAAATCACCCAGAATCCTCTACatgtatcaaaaaataaaagatttcctAGCAGATCTCAATGCGTAAATGAAGATTTTAATGGATCAAAATCTATGTAGAGTGAATTGCTTCTAATTTGTAAAGTTGTAGAGTGGGCTTTACTTGAACTACAAAGCTCACATCACCTACGATAAGCaagctctttttctttttcagtaAAGTATCCAGCAACAAACTCTCTCTTTTTATCTGAAGCATCCGGTTGATCAAGAAGAATTGCAAGAGCCCATACGGACTACTATGACTACCATAAGAAAGACCGGATAGGATACAAAAGCATAATTTGTCACTTCAAAAAATCTAATTGTGAGCCAAATTCCGAAGGCTATAACTTATCCATAGGATATCCGAttgacagaattttttttttttttttgtcaaaacgAGTAACTTTCTGAGCTCTACGATGTGGTGCCATCCCTTACAAAGTGTGGCACTCCAAATGCTCAAGCCAAATTTCATTATTTGACCGCAAAACAGATCGGTCAAATCACAAGTTAtctcttcaaaaaatatttttaccaaCATAACTTTCAATccataaaaaattagatgaaaTGAAGCTCTATCAAATAGAAAACAAGTCGAGCTTAATCCTTAGTTCTATGCTGAACATTATTTTCAAGTTAAGCTTGATTGGACCCAGACTCTATCAAGCTGGGCTAAGTTTCAACCCTGTCCTTTGATGCGCTGCCTGCCAAATTCTGACACATACCGAAGAAGATTCCTCACCCACCATGGATTGGGTCTCACCTTCTAGTTCAGACCAACAATCCAAAAGTGAGGCATTATTATCTAAAAACTCCAATCTCTTTTCAATCAGTCGGTTAAGATGTCAATTTGGAATTACAGGATGTCATCACCCAAAACTTAACCATAACCTACAAACTATTAAAGTGATCCTGCTGACATTAATGTCTCAGCTTTCTTTGCCTTGTCCATGAAGTCAGAGGATCCATTATGTTTTCCAAACCAAGATTCTAGAGGGGCAATTTCCTATTGATGACACAAATAATTATAACGGATGTCATTTACTTGATCCATAATTCCTGAATCACTAGCAATTACCATTAGTTCCAACTGTCAATCATCTATGTAAGCTTTAAGCAGATATTTCAAATTTGACTCCACAATTCATAAGGGCATCAATAAATCAGCATAATAAATGCATCGCTCATCATGGGCTCAAAAGTTCCTTGAGGAAGTACCGCAACACCAGTGTAGTACCATTTAGATCATCTGATTCCTACTCAACTATTCGACTTTCTTTTCTTAGATAGCTTGCTCTTCAAATTGGTTGAAGTAATTAGTCCATAATCAGATGGGAGCATTTCACTCGTCTTCCCAAATATATTCTCATAATCATCCCACAGCTCAAACCTAGTCAAAACCAAGAAGCAAATCAATAGGAGTATTGCTAATAAAAAGGGGCATGAAAATGAAAATCAGAAGGTTCATATGGATATGAATCACATACCAATAAGCCAGGAATTGGAATGGCGCATACTTCCTGTAGATGGATTCTACATCCCTCTTGACAGAATGAATGGTACTATTTATTGCATGAAACTGCATATAATGTTAGACAGCATTATTCTATGTGATTATGGAATCATAGATAGGAAGTCATGGAAACAGACCTTTTTCAAATGCCTGATGGTTTCTGTATCGGCTGGAATTTTGTGGTAAAATCCCATGCACATGAGGACATTGGCACATGTAAAAGGACCAAAACCACAGATGCCAGATAACTCCTTATCCACTTCAGCATAGCTGGATAATGTGAATCCACCACAAGCTTCTTCAAGCTTTCTCAACTGTAGCTTGCATTCCACAATATTTTGAGCAAGTGACACTATGCGCTGTGCTCGATATCCAAGTTTACAACGCATGGCCAGGTAATCCACGTCAAGCATTGCCAAATCTTCTGGACTAGGAAAATCACCAATTTGTTTGGATGGACAAGACGTATCTCCTGACAAGTCATGAAGGGGAGTGGAAACAGTAGAGAGTTTGTTGCTTGTCTCTTCCATACATAAATTGCTTATTTCTTCCATACACAAGGGTGTGCTTGAAGGTGTTTCCTTCCCTTGCGAATTGTTCGGCTGGTTGTCATGGTTTATCTCTGAGTTGCCACCTTCCGCTGATTCAGCTTTATCCTCTATCAACTTGGTTTCTAGTTTCaccattattttctttttctttccttttcttctttttagtTCTTTTGCTTCAGGTGTCtttggatgaaaatcttcatgagaAGTGCGAAGCTTCAGTTCCAGTTGAAGCTCACAGAGCGATCTAGCCATTGACAGAGTTCTAGGCCATCTACAATAAGAGGGAATCCATGCATCATCACACACATAGCTTATACAGGACTTCAGCAAAAAACTACTAATAGAGAAACTAAAATATGAAATCTCTTCACAGTGGCCCCATGTTTCTTGTCTTCCCAATTTATGATTTATGCAGATGATAAATAAATAAACCTAACCTTGATCTGTTCATTTGTATTCAGATCATTGTGtgagaaattttttattattgaacTAAAAGAAGCATTTTTCTGAATCCTATCGATATTCAATTGCATATAAAAAATATGGAATTTATACTGAGAAATTATGCAAAGACCACCATGTGCTTTTGGTCTCAATCAgtcaaagaaattaaaaaattacataacAATAGTTAAATCCGGCAAACTAGCAAGTAAATATCATCCAAATACAACAAATCTAGTGATATGGCTAAAATCTTATATGCGGTCCTTTGGATTTCTTTAAAATGAAGTTCCTTACATCCCAGATCAGAAGATAGGGGCATACAATATGCTCTACATGGATAGCAAGAGAAGTTTTTGCCTCATGCAAAATTATTGACTTTAGCTGACATATCAGCCTACAAGAATCTTTTGGAAAAATGCGACAGAATCCTCTGTGTTTCCCGTTGCAAGGCCTGCTGCCTTGCCAATTTATGAGCCACATCTAAATGTCCCATCCTTAGCTCATACCACCTCCTTTGCACCAATGTCCTCTTGTATTCATGGTCAACCATCTCCAACTTAGCCTTTAGAGCTACAGTTCTCTCCTAGCCATTATGTTCCTTAATATCGTTTCCAGCCAGCAAGACCACCCTTTAATAGTCAATTGTCCACAGCTCTCAGTTTACTACTTATCTTGAAAGTTTTAGGTTTTCGTAAGCTGTATTTAAGTGTCACTAAGCAGGTCCAATATCCAAAGACCAACATGAGAATCCATTGTTGTTTTGTTGGATGATTTGCTCAAGCACTTTTTAATTTGGTTTTGTCTAATTTGCTGGCCTTCAATTGACTCTTTCAGCTATGACTCATGCAAACTTGAATGCAATACACCTTTCATATGTACATTTCACCCCATTGCATCATTGATCTTTTTTGCTTCAAACTACTCTTCTTTTGAATGTTTGAACTCATTGTTTTCTCCTGCCTTCAGGTTTGGTTTGTTAAACAAAATATACTGTATGCTCCACCTTCACTTTCTGCTCCATCTCAAAGTTCATGCGCCGTTGCTTCAGAAGTTCAGTTCACCCTCAATATTGGACTAAGAAGTTAAGATTTGTAGGTATATCTCCATGACTGCATCCATGAATTTTGAGATTAGCTTCAATGAATTGCGCATCAACCTCCTCTTCCACATAAAGACAAAAGCTAATTTATTGTGCTTAACAAATAATGGTTGCTCATCTCTTTTATGCAATGCACTCCTTCAGATAcaactttcttttttttatgctcAGCATCTGAAGCTGCTTATATGTCAACTAGCTTCTCTTTGATACTGTCTGGCACTTTCAGCCCATGGCATCACATTGTTTATGTTTGTTTATGCTGATGCCAGTTGATTTTATAAGCGACTCTCATTTCTTGCCTGTTAACTTTATTTGCAAATGCATCTCTTCACCATCCTAAATCCTCAGCCCACTGAGCTCTATAATTTACATTTTCCCAGTTAATTACAGGATATGCCATTAAAGCCAACAACCTACTTCATGCTAGTGAATCCTCAAGTGTTCTCTCGACTCATTTTTGGACTTACAACCTGGACCGCCACTCCTGGCCTCTATCTTACCTTCTTGGAAATCCATCTTATGGTGGATCCGA
The sequence above is a segment of the Elaeis guineensis isolate ETL-2024a chromosome 7, EG11, whole genome shotgun sequence genome. Coding sequences within it:
- the LOC105049133 gene encoding uncharacterized protein — translated: MGAEEANGGQADRSTGVVHLQLPLNDPGFNLETAVCSHGLFMMAPNRWDPASKSLHRPLRLPTSSSSLPVRISHPSPSHPLLLVSVFGASSLSSQDQHAILAQVRRMLRISDENDRVIREFHKLHAGAKERGFGRVFRSPTLFEDMVKCILLCNCQWPRTLSMARSLCELQLELKLRTSHEDFHPKTPEAKELKRRKGKKKKIMVKLETKLIEDKAESAEGGNSEINHDNQPNNSQGKETPSSTPLCMEEISNLCMEETSNKLSTVSTPLHDLSGDTSCPSKQIGDFPSPEDLAMLDVDYLAMRCKLGYRAQRIVSLAQNIVECKLQLRKLEEACGGFTLSSYAEVDKELSGICGFGPFTCANVLMCMGFYHKIPADTETIRHLKKFHAINSTIHSVKRDVESIYRKYAPFQFLAYWFELWDDYENIFGKTSEMLPSDYGLITSTNLKSKLSKKRKSNS